In Anthonomus grandis grandis chromosome 5, icAntGran1.3, whole genome shotgun sequence, the following are encoded in one genomic region:
- the LOC126736185 gene encoding histone-lysine N-methyltransferase Su(var)3-9-like isoform X1 → MASNENSGITTGQPNLHKQDLSELDVTKLTALSPEVISRQATINIGTIGHVAHGKSTVVKAISGVQTVRFKNELERNITIKLDNLQYNDKGSIVWPPDLVGRTVDMEQAMEALKNWEKRGEKRKRPSTVNIYKRKFVVEAIESMEYDEVEKEHLFYIKWEGYHSESNTWEPLDHLDGADEVLEAYLSKVFTDEILKVLGNKFQLDLEAVTGDMLLQLIPDGDLTKIPRKLQVLKQLLKFLHMPIHTHYVKKIEDGRKALLSYLLILKRETQLQRLKRWEDIINRMDKSGTIIKVENNADLEFPPENFCYINEYVPTGNIELPDIPDVHCECKECAPGIKSCCGKQENRSFTYTIKGRVNVNPGTAIFECNKFCKCSQNCRNRVVQHGRKVPLCIFRTNNGCGWGVKVLKKISCGEFICEYVGEVIDHEEAERRGKAYNAEGRTYLFDLDYNSRDNLYTVDAATHGNVSHFINHSCDPNLGVYATWINCLDPNLPKLALFALREIQKGEELTFDYMMNIDTPTETKTPEKGRPKLQTPEKDSMSDRPTCKCAADSCRRYLF, encoded by the exons ATGGCGTCCAACGAAAATAGTGGGATAACGACGGGCCAACCCAATTTACACAAGCAGGACTTATCGGAATTG gaTGTTACCAAACTAACTGCCCTATCTCCCGAAGTAATCAGTAGACAGGCAACAATCAACATAGGCACAATCGGTCATGTAGCTCATGGAAAATCCACAGTTGTCAAAGCAATTTCTGGGGTACAGACTGTACGTTTCAAGAATGAATTGGAAAGAAACATCACCATCAAATTGG ACAATCTTCAGTACAATGATAAAGGGTCAATTGTGTGGCCGCCGGATCTCGTGGGGCGAACGGTCGACATGGAGCAAGCCATGGAAGCCctaaaaaattgggaaaaaaggGGCGAAAAGAGGAAGCGCCCCAGTACcgttaatatttataaaaggaAATTTGTTGTTGAGGCCATCGAGTCTATGGAGTATGATGAGGTTGAGAAAGAACATTTGTTTTATATCAAATGGGAGGGGTACCATTCTGAGAGTAACACTTGGGAGCCACTAGATCATTTAGATGGAGCAGATGAAGTATTGGAGGCTTATTTGTCTAAAGTTTTTACTGATGAGATTTTAAAGGTGCTGGGCAATAAGTTTCAGCTGGATTTGGAGGCTGTTACAGGTGATATGCTGCTACAACTCATTCCTGATGGAGATTTAACTAAGATTCCTAGGAAGTTGCAGGTGCTGAAGCAGCTGTTAAAGTTTCTTCACATGCCGATTCATACACATTACGTTAAAAAGATCGAGGATGGCCGCAAGGCCCTATTAAGTTATTTACTGATTCTAAAAAGAGAAACGCAGTTGCAAAGATTAAAACGTTGGGAGGACATTATCAATCGCATGGACAAGTCTGGTACCATTATAAAAGTGGAAAATAACGCGGATCTCGAATTCCCGCCAGAAAACTTTTGCTACATCAACGAGTATGTGCCCACGGGCAACATAGAACTACCCGATATCCCGGATGTGCATTGCGAATGTAAAGAATGCGCGCCCGGCATTAAATCCTGCTGTGGCAAGCAAGAAAATCGTTCCTTCACATACACCATTAAAGGCCGAGTGAACGTGAACCCTGGCACCGCCATTTTCGAATGTAACAAGTTCTGTAAGTGCAGTCAAAATTGCCGAAACCGAGTGGTCCAGCACGGGAGAAAAGTGCCGCTCTGCATATTCCGCACCAATAACGGTTGCGGATGGGGCGTGaaagtattaaagaaaatctcttGCGGGGAGTTTATATGCGAATATGTCGGCGAGGTGATCGACCACGAGGAGGCGGAGAGGCGCGGCAAAGCCTACAACGCCGAGGGCAGGACCTACTTGTTCGACCTGGACTATAATTCTCGCGATAATTTATACACTGTCGACGCGGCCACTCACGGTAACGTTTCGCATTTTATCAATCATTCCTGTGATCCGAATTTGGGGGTATATGCCACCTGGATCAATTGTCTGGACCCGAATCTACCGAAATTGGCCCTGTTTGCCTTAAGGGAAATCCAAAAGGGGGAGGAGCTGACTTTTGATTATATGATGAACATTGATACTCCCACTGAGACTAAGACTCCTGAAAAGGGCAGGCCCAAGTTGCAAACACCCGAAAAGGATTCGATGTCCGATAGGCCCACCTGTAAATGTGCCGCAGATAGTTGtagaagatatttattttaa